CAGGAAAGCCAGCTGTCCTCCGAGGTCGGCCCCGTCGTCAGCCAGCCGAACGGCTCAGCGCCGCCCGTGCTCGTGCAGGCCTACGACACGCCCTGCGACGACGGGGAGGAGATCACCCTCGTCTTCAACCAGAGCCCGGACGAGGGCGCCGGACTGGTGAGCGGCTACCGCGTCTTCCGCGGCCCCGTCGGCGGCGACTTCCTGGCCAAGACCCTGATCGGCTTCCTGCACTCCTCAGGCGCGGCGAGCTACACCTTCCGCGACAACGAGGCGAACAACATCGCCGGCGCGCCACCCGTGGACGGGCAGCCCTACTGGTACACGGTGCGCGCCGTGAACGACACGATCATCTCCGTGGATTCGAACGAGCTGGGGCCAGTGGACGCCAACGAGGGCCTCAGCGCGGCGTTGCTGGAGGCGGTTCAGGACGTGCCCTTCGACGACGGCAGCCGCCTCACCGTGAGCTGGCTGCGCTCGGAGAGCGAGACCTGCTCGCCCAACCCCTTGCTCGGCTACCGCCTGCTGCGCAAGGATCCGCTCTCGGAGTCCTTCGCGAACCTCAGCTTCTACGCGGTGACGGGCGACCCCGCCTACGCGGCGGAGGACTCCGGACTGCTCGCGGGGCAGCCCTACGTCTACCGCGTGCTGGCGGTGAGCGCGGACGAGGAGCGGCCCAGCAACGACATGCAGGGCGTGCCCACGAACAACATCGACCTGCTGCCGCCGGTGAACCTGACGGCGAGCGGCGTGCCCTGCGACGCGAGCGGCGCGATCCAGCTCGCCTGGGATCGCTCCTTCCACGACAACGGCAGCGGCGACGTCGAGTGGTACCGCATCTGGCGCCGCGTGCAGGGGAGCGAGGTCTGGGGCGAGCTGGACCGCGTGCCGGCGACGGCGGCGGACGACTACGACTACGCCGACAACGCGAGCAGCCCCTCGCCGCCGGTGCTCGGCCTTACCTACGAGTACGTGGCGACGGCCTACAACGAGACCAACGGCAACGAGTCGGGGCACTCGGTGATGGCCACCTGCACCTCGGCGAGCGTGCCGGACGCGCCCTACCTCTGGCAGGCGACCGATACCCTCAACGACCACGGCGGCTCGATCACCGTGCGCTTCAAGCGCAGCGACGACGACGGCTCCTGCACGGACACGGTGGTCTCCTACTCGATCTACCGGCAGACCGACTGGGGCGGTTGGGGTGACGAGCACCTGATCGGAACGGTGACCGCCACCAACAGCAGCATCTACACCTTCATCGACAATGGCAGCCAGGGAGCGCCGCCCGTCGACGGCACCGGCTACTACTACATGGCCCGCGCCTGGGACGGCACCCAGTTCTCGGTGAACAGCAACGTGAGAGGGCCGGCGATCGCTGTGGACGACGGCACGACGACGGCGACGATCTTCGCGGACGGCTTCGAGAGCAACCTCGGCTGGACCCACGGCGGTACCGAGAACGATTGGCAGCGCGGCGATCCAGTCGCGCGGGCGCAGACGTACGGGCGGCCGGACCCCGAGACCGCCTGCCTCGGCGCGAACGTCTACGGCACGGACATTGGCGCCCCCGGCTGGAACGGCGCCTACCGGCCGAACACCAATTCCTGGCTGATGAGCCCGGCCATCAACTGCACGGGTTACGAGAGCATCCAGCTCACCTTCGCGCGCTGGCTCAACGTCGAGCAGCCACTCTACGACCGGGCGATCGTGGAGGTCAGCGTCACGGGCAGCAGCGGCCCCTGGACGGAGATCTGGCGCAACAGCGCCGAGATCACCGACAACAGCTGGCAGTGGATGAACTTCACCCTCAGCGGCGCCGACAACCGGGCGGACGTGCGAATCCGCTTCCGTCTGCAGTCGGACAACAGCTGGCACTACGCGGGATGGAACATCGATGAGGTGCACGTCCTTGGCGATCACTAGCGCGCGGCGGCTCGCCGGCGCGGCGGCGCGGGACGAGCGCGGCAACGCGCTCGTCGTCACGCTCTTCGTCACGCTGGCCCTGTCCGGGCTGGTGATGGGCGCGCTCATGGCGAGCCAGACCGAGACCCGCCTGAGCAGCAACACGAGCATGCAGCAGAAGGCCTTCTACCTCACCGAGCGCGGGCTCGAGGAGTCGATCGCCTTCCTGGCCCAGATGGGGCAGCCGCTGGTGGGCGCGGGGGCCGGCGGCGGGCCCGTGGCCCTCTTCGAGGACGTCGAGGCGGGCGGCGGGCGCTACTCCGCCTGGGCCGACCCGATGGACAGCAACTCGGGCCGCAGCACGCGCTTCATCGCCCTGACGGTGCGCGGCACCCTCGACGGCTCGGGCGTGAGCCGGGCCCTGCAGGTGCGCCTCGGCCAGCAGAACTTCTCGCGCTACGCCTACTTCACGGACATCGAGACGAGCGCGAGCGGCGGCAAGATCTGGTTCACGACCAGGGACGAGTTCTATGGTCCGGTGCACACGAACGACCAGCTGCACATCTCCGGCAACCCCATCTTCCACGAAGAGGTGAGCTCGGGTGCCGCTGCGGTGGACTACTACCACGGCGGGCCACCGCAGGACCAACCGGTCTTCATGATGGGCCTCAACCTGAACGCGGACAACATCCAGCTGCCGCCGAACACCGACCTCCTGCGCGCCAAGGGTCTGGCCGCCGACGGCCTCGATTTCATCGGCACGACAGCGATCGAAATGCGCGTGGCCGCGGGCGGCGACGGCATCCTGCGCGTGCGCGTCAACGGCGGCGCCGCCGTCGACTACCCGTTGCCGGTCAACGGCGTCTGCTACGTGAACGGCAAGGTCGAGCTGAAGGGGACGCTCAAGGGCCAGCTCACGGTTGCCTGCAACGGCGACATCGAGATCATGGACAACTGCGTCTACGCGACCGATCCCCGCGTCGACCCGACGAGCACGGACATCCTCGGCATCGTGGCCGATGGGGACGTCTACATGGACGGCTACGCCTACGGCGCCAACGTCGACACGGCGGACGAGACGGTGATGGCGGCGATCATGGCCCTGGACGAGAGCTTCACGGTCGAGAACTACAACAGCGGCTCGCCGCGCGGCAATCTCGTCATCTACGGCGGCCTCATCCAGTACCGGCGTGGCCCGGTGGGCACCTTCAACCCCGGCACGGGACAGATCGTCACCGGCTATGCCAAGGCCTACTCCTACGACCCGCGCCTGATGGACAACCCGCCGCCCTCCTTCCCGACCACGGGCGAGGTCGAGAAGCTGAGCTGGCAGGAAATCGATCCCAGCCAGGACATCACGGCCAACTACTGGTAGCCGCGACTTCCGCTTTGCCGGCCGGCGCGGCTGGTGTACTGTGAAGCGGCCCGGGCGCGCGCGAAAGCGGCGCCCGGGCCGCTGCGCGTCGACACCGAGGGAGGCTGTGCGTGCTCCGGTTCCGGCGGTTCCCGCAGGCGCTCCTCAGCGTTCTCCTCATCAGTCTGCTCGGCGCTGGCGCAGCCGAGGCCGCCGGCCGCCGTGGTACCTCGCCCAAGGCCCGCGCCGCGGCGCCCGTCGGCGCGCCGGCGCCCGAGTGCGCCGCCGCCTTGCTGATGGAGGCCGCCACCGGCCAGATCCTCTACGCCGAGAATCCGGATCGCGAGTGGATCCCCGCCTCCGTGGTCAAGCTGATGCTCCTCTGCCTGACCGACGAGGCGCTCGCCGCAGGCCGCGTAGCCCTCGACGACTCGGTCACCGCCTCGGCGCGCGCCCAGGCGCAGGGCGGCAGCCAGGTCTACTTGACCGCCGGCGAGACGACGAGCCTGCGCGCCCTGATCGAGGCGATGGCCGTCGGCTCGGCGAACGACGCGACGATGGCCCTCGCCGAGCACCTCTTCGGCTCGGCCGACGCGGCCGTCGCGGCGATGAACGCGAGGGCGGAGCGCCTCGGGATGGCGCGCACGCACTACGTCAACGTCACGGGGCTACCCGAGCGCAAGGGGCCGGACAGTCGCACGACCGCGCGCGACCAGGCCCTGCTCGCGCGCGAGATCGTGCTGCGCCGCCCCGGCGTGCTCGCCTGGACCCGCCTGCAGGAAACGGAGTTTCGCCCGGGGCTGCGGCTGGACTGCACGAACACCCTGCTGAGGCGCGATCTCGGCGTGGACGGCCTCAAGACCGGCTACCACGGCCAGGCCCGCTTCAACCTGGTCGGCACCGCCGAGCGCGCGGGCCGGCGCCTGATCACGGTGGTCTTCGGCAGCCCGAACGCCGGCACGCGCAACCGCGTCACCGCGCGCCTGCTCGAGCGCGGCTACGGGGAATGGCTGCTGGTGACCGGACTCGGCGCGGGCGAAGGCTTCGGCGAGGAGTTCCCCGTCGACGGCGGCTGGCGGCGCTCCGTGCCCGTGCTCGCCGGCCAGGCGCTGCGCTTCGCGGTGAGACCGGCCGAGGCGGCGCGCGTGCGCATCCGCCTCGCCGAGGGCGCGCGCCTGCAGGCTCCGCTCAAGTCGGGCCAGGTGCTGGGCGAGATCCAGGCCACGCTGGACGGGCAGCTGCTGGCCAGCGTGCCCGCGGTCGCCGGGCGCAGCGTCTGGCGCCGCTGGTTCGGCAAGGGCGAGGCGACCGGCAAGGCGGCCTGGCCCGAACTGCCGGCACCGACGGCCAGCCGGAGCGGCATCTAGACGGAATCCCTTGGCGCCGCTCCCGCCGATCGCCTAGGCTTCACGGATCCCGCGCCCGCGCGGACAATGCAGGAGGCCCGTCATGCCACGCCTCGCCGCCCTGGCTCTCGCCCTGCTCGCGCTGCTTCCGCTCGGTTGCGACCGCGGCGGCGGTGCCGGCGACCAGGCGGCGCCGCCGAGCGCGAGCACTGCCAGCGAGGGCGTCCTCTGGCTGAGCTACGGCGACGGCGTCGCCCGCGCGGCGGCGGAGGGCAAGCCGATGCTCATCGATTTCTGGACCGACTGGTGTCACTGGTGCAAGGTGATGGACAAGGACACCTACGGAAACTCCGACATCCGCCGGCAGCTCGCCCAGCGCTTCATCGCGATCAAGGTGGACGCCGAGAGCGATCGGCCCCAGGGCGGCGCCGGCTCGCCGACCGGCGTCGAGCTGGCCCGCAGCTTCGGCGTCGCGAGCTACCCGACCACCTGGTTCGTCGACAGCCAGGGCGAGAAGATCGCCCCCCTGCCCGGCTTCGTGCCGCCCGAGCAGTTCGGCTTCATCCTCGACTACATCGGCAGCGCGGCCTACAAGACGCAGACCTTCTCGGCCTACCAGGCGAGCCGGGGCGCCACGCCCAGCGGCTAGTCCGGCAGGGCTGGCCGCGCGGCCGGCGCCGGCAGTCCGCCTAGGCGGTGGCCAGGGCGCGGCCGCGCTGGAAGGCGGCCCAGTTACCCTCTTCGGTGCCCCGCGGCACGCGGGCGAGGACGACCTTCCGCCACAGCGCCTCGGGGAACGCCAGGCTCGGCGCGAGCGCGCCCAGGAAGAGCACGCTGAGCATCTTCTCGTTGCCGAGGGCGCGGCACTCGGCCTGCGCATCGATGGCGACGAGAGTCGGGCAGCGCGCGGCGAGCTGGGCGAGGGCGTCCTCGGGATAGCTGAACTGCTTGCCGGCCGCGATCGGCGGGATGATCTGCTGCCGGCTGACGATCGCCCGGCCCCCGGGCGCCAGTTCGTGGATCGCGCGCAGGCCCTCGGCCTGCTCGAAGGCGATCAGGACATCGGCGGCGCCCTCGGGGATCATCGGGCTCCAGACCTTGGGGGCGAAGCGCACGTGGCTGGAGACGGTGCCCCCGCGCTGGCTCATGCCGTGCACCTCGCTCTTCTTGACGTCGAGGCCGGCCTCCATCGCCACCTGGGCCAGCACGTCGCTGGCGAGGATGATGCCCTGGCCGCCCACGCCGACCATCAGCACACCCGTGACCTTGCCGGGCGCCACGCCGCTCGCGCTCATGCTGGCACCTCCTCCGTGACGAGGACGATCGCCGCGTCGCCGCAGGTCTGCGGACAGAGAGCGCAGCCCGTGCAGGTCTCGGTGTCGATGACCGCGCGCCGGCGGCCTTCGGGCGTGAAGCTGCCCGTGAGGCTGATGCTCGGGCAACCCGTCTGCAGACAGCGCAGGCAACCCGTGCAGGCGCTCTCGACGATGTGGTAGGGCGTCCCGCGCAGCTTGCGCGGCATCAGGGCGCAGGGGCTGTCGGCGATGATCAGGCTGACGCCGGCGTAGGCCTCGGCCTCGGCGAGGGCAGCGTGCACGTCCTCGAGGTCGTGGTTCATCACGCGCTGGATGTGCTCGACGCCGAGCGCGCGGGCGAGCGCCTCGAAGTCCACCTGCTTGGCCGGCTGGCCCATCAGCGTGAGGCC
This genomic interval from bacterium contains the following:
- a CDS encoding DUF4900 domain-containing protein; this encodes MAITSARRLAGAAARDERGNALVVTLFVTLALSGLVMGALMASQTETRLSSNTSMQQKAFYLTERGLEESIAFLAQMGQPLVGAGAGGGPVALFEDVEAGGGRYSAWADPMDSNSGRSTRFIALTVRGTLDGSGVSRALQVRLGQQNFSRYAYFTDIETSASGGKIWFTTRDEFYGPVHTNDQLHISGNPIFHEEVSSGAAAVDYYHGGPPQDQPVFMMGLNLNADNIQLPPNTDLLRAKGLAADGLDFIGTTAIEMRVAAGGDGILRVRVNGGAAVDYPLPVNGVCYVNGKVELKGTLKGQLTVACNGDIEIMDNCVYATDPRVDPTSTDILGIVADGDVYMDGYAYGANVDTADETVMAAIMALDESFTVENYNSGSPRGNLVIYGGLIQYRRGPVGTFNPGTGQIVTGYAKAYSYDPRLMDNPPPSFPTTGEVEKLSWQEIDPSQDITANYW
- a CDS encoding D-alanyl-D-alanine carboxypeptidase → MLRFRRFPQALLSVLLISLLGAGAAEAAGRRGTSPKARAAAPVGAPAPECAAALLMEAATGQILYAENPDREWIPASVVKLMLLCLTDEALAAGRVALDDSVTASARAQAQGGSQVYLTAGETTSLRALIEAMAVGSANDATMALAEHLFGSADAAVAAMNARAERLGMARTHYVNVTGLPERKGPDSRTTARDQALLAREIVLRRPGVLAWTRLQETEFRPGLRLDCTNTLLRRDLGVDGLKTGYHGQARFNLVGTAERAGRRLITVVFGSPNAGTRNRVTARLLERGYGEWLLVTGLGAGEGFGEEFPVDGGWRRSVPVLAGQALRFAVRPAEAARVRIRLAEGARLQAPLKSGQVLGEIQATLDGQLLASVPAVAGRSVWRRWFGKGEATGKAAWPELPAPTASRSGI
- a CDS encoding DUF255 domain-containing protein; the encoded protein is MPRLAALALALLALLPLGCDRGGGAGDQAAPPSASTASEGVLWLSYGDGVARAAAEGKPMLIDFWTDWCHWCKVMDKDTYGNSDIRRQLAQRFIAIKVDAESDRPQGGAGSPTGVELARSFGVASYPTTWFVDSQGEKIAPLPGFVPPEQFGFILDYIGSAAYKTQTFSAYQASRGATPSG
- a CDS encoding indolepyruvate oxidoreductase subunit beta, whose product is MSASGVAPGKVTGVLMVGVGGQGIILASDVLAQVAMEAGLDVKKSEVHGMSQRGGTVSSHVRFAPKVWSPMIPEGAADVLIAFEQAEGLRAIHELAPGGRAIVSRQQIIPPIAAGKQFSYPEDALAQLAARCPTLVAIDAQAECRALGNEKMLSVLFLGALAPSLAFPEALWRKVVLARVPRGTEEGNWAAFQRGRALATA